The Chrysemys picta bellii isolate R12L10 chromosome 5, ASM1138683v2, whole genome shotgun sequence genome includes a window with the following:
- the LOC135983748 gene encoding uncharacterized protein LOC135983748 — protein MSERGYSRDATQCRVKIKELRQGYQKTKEANGRSGSHPQTSHFYEALHSILGAAATTTPPVTVDSEDGILSTAGSSDMLGDGEDEEGDEEGEAVGSSHNADFPDSQDLFITLTEIPYEASPAVTPDTESGEGSATPSATVSQPSLESHSQRLARIRRRKKRTREDMFSELMASSQAQAAQQTQWRENLTRMHQANMDREERWWQEDQQATQTLLGLLREQTDTLRRLVDVLQERRQEDRAPLQSISNRPPPPPSPIPTSPKVQRRRGGRVPAKSHSTPAESSSSRRLSFPKI, from the exons atgtcagagagaggatacagccgggatgcaacgcagtgccgcgtgaaaatcaaggagctgagacaaggctaccagaagaccaaagaggcaaacggacgctccggatcccatccccagacatcccatttctacgaggcactgcattccatcctcggtgcggccgccaccactaccccaccagtgaccgtggactctgaggatgggatactgtccacggccggttcctcggacatgttaggggacggggaagatgaggaaggagatgaggagggcgaggcagtcggcagctctcacaacgctgatttccccgacagccaggatctcttcatcacccttacagagatcccctacgaagcgtccccagccgttaccccggacacagaatctggtgaaggatcagcca ccccgtctgcgactgtctcacaacctagcctggaatcacactcccagaggctagcgcggattaggcgtaggaagaagaggacacgggaggacatgttctctgagcttatggcctcttcccaagcccaggcagcacagcagacccagtggcgggagaacttgacccgaatgcaccaagccaacatggatcgggaggagaggtggtggcaggaagaccagcaggcgactcaaacgctgcttggactactgagggagcaaacggacacgctccggcgccttgtggatgttctgcaggaacggaggcaggaggacagagccccgctgcagtccatctctaaccgccctcccccgccaccaagtcccatacccacctcacccaaagtgcaaagaaggagaggcggcagagtccctgctaagtctcactccacccctgcagagagctctagtagcagaaggctctcatttcccaaaatttga